One Apteryx mantelli isolate bAptMan1 chromosome 17, bAptMan1.hap1, whole genome shotgun sequence genomic window, TATTCAGCTTCAACTATGGAGCAGCTCTAAAAAGCACAGTTGCCTATATCCATTATTAAAGGCTAAGGTTTAACTATTCCCCTTGCAAGTCCTAAAGCATCTATTTGAAGTTTAGCTAGCTAACTTCAAGTGATTAAACCCACAAAACTCCACAGAAGACTTAGTCTGAGGAATAATGGTATTCCAAACACATTAAAAGAGCTTTACCTGGTTGGCATAATGCTAATCATCTAGCAGACTAAAAGCCTTCACTTTTCAGCCTGTGCAATACTCACTTTGGTAAGGTACTCTCTCATCACTTGGATGAAATAAGGCATTGCAAAGTCCATGATGTTATGCCTCCATGCCAACTCAAGGACTACATCTGGGTGCAGCAAGTCGTAACATGTGAAGAGGCAGGCTGCAAAGCACTCCTGCTTGCCTTCTTCCAGGAACCACTGAAGCAGCTTCTCAGCTAGTTCTGCATCTTTGGACTCTGCAGCATACTGCATAGCATCCTACAGAAAGGGACAACAGTTAAGCTTGACCCTTGCCTGTCAGCTCCTTGCTCTATGTCATGTGCATTTCACTGCTGGCTAGATAAGCCAGGCATTTTGCAAACTATGAAGTTAATCTTTCACATGACCACACATGTGTGCAGGAGCCAAGGTACAGTATACACACTCAGTTAACCCTCTCGTTTTGAGGCAATCCAGATGCTTGTATTAACATTATCCAACAGGCTTCCCTTAAGTAAAGCAGCCCAGTGAAATTTTGCTTAGTTTTGTAGCAGAGAAGATAAACAATTCTTCTAGTATCCCAGCTACCTCACCATTAGGTATTAAGGGTTATTCAGGGCAGAAGAAATCACTACATCAGCTGTTTGGTCTGTGGCATGACAGAAGACTATTCGCCAGCTCTTCTACAAAGTAGTCAAGAATTGCCCCATGCAAACTCAGTACATGCTTGAGGACTAAGACTGCTGTATTCATATTTCATCTCTACCCTACCAGCCATAAAACTTCAGTCCTATGGAGATTGTTCCACATTGAGAAAACTGACCAGATGCCACCTATGGCTATAGACTAATCTCTCATCTGAGTATAGGATAATGTTTTGAAACTGGCTTTAAGATACACATTTGAAATTGCAAGCTATTCTGCTCTAAGATTCTACTTCCTCTTAGCCCTCCACCTGAAGTTTAAGGAAAACTGGAAGTCTGGATTTGAAATGAACAGAAGACATTCAGTTTTAAGGAAACTTATGCTTTATAGATCAGACACTTCTAGTAAATTCAttccctgcatttttttaaaccaaagggaGAAAAGGCAGCATTAACTCACCTTATACAGACGATCTTTTTTGCATAGCTCCACACTTTGCTTCCAGCGGTTGTTACCCTTATACAAGTATGCTGCAATACGCCTAAACTCAATTAGTTCATGCTTTTCCAGACGCTGAGCCAATGTTATGTTATCAAAGTTGTCATAGGCATCAATGGAAGCTCTCAAACCCTGTTTCAAAAAGAATCATTACACATGCTTCCAGATGGTAGTAGGTGAGAACTACAGCAGAGAAGCATCCAAGCATGGTACACAAGCATTTAGGTTCTGCCAACTGGATGTTGACGCTATAGCTACATCTTGTTTCCCCTGCATATTTGGTGCATCACTGCAAAAGAAGATTTTTGACACAGCAAGATGCTACTCGGTCATACTAACTTCACTTGGCAGAATAGAAAAGCTAATCCTTTAGAAGCCAGAAAGGATGGCTTCCAAATAGAAGCCAATGGGGCCAGAGGCAAGTTTGTTTATAAAAGCATTGCCCACTATGGAATATGTACTTTACATTTACCTTTACATGAAGTTTGTTGTTCTGAGAGAAATAATTGTGCTATCTACTTTGTTTGAAGATTATCACACTGTGACCCAAGCCTTCCACACCCTCCTAAAATCCTTTGATTACACTCTCACTACAGTTGCACTGCAGAAGTTCCCTTCTACTGAAGGGTCTTACACCATGTCAGTTGGAGAGCAACCAAGCTTATGGCCTCTTTGTTGAAGAAAGAACAGCAAACCTCAGGTCTACAGTATTTTTTTGTGGGGCTCACCTGGTAGTCCTCCTCCTCTGTTAGAAGGTTGTTTAGAGCTTCATTAACTCCTTTGTTGTTGTGGTTCTGGACTGAACGCAGATAAGGCTTTACTAGAAGTAGCTGATTAACCTGGAATTAAGATGTTTCCAGCATGAGATTAAGTATAGCAATTCAAACACTCAGTACTCCTGAAGCAGGTATAACTCTTGTAATAAGAAATGGTAAGTGCTTGCTGTCAGTACCCTTCAGACCTGCAGACAAGCTATTTTATATGTCCAGAAGTACAACAGCATAATTGGCCTAGGATACTGTTAACTCTTTCAGCATCTCCCACATCAAGCTGGGATTGAGCTGCTTCTCAGTGCTTTATACTGGAGGCAGAGCCACCTAACAGAGGTCAGTCCCTTTCTCCAGCCAGAGACTGAAGTGTCCTAACATGCGAGAAAGGATTTCTTGTTCATCAACTATGCCCCAAACACACCTTGGAGAAAAAATTGACTGTCCTGGTGTGGTCCAGTCGTGGAGATAATACAAGCAGAAGATCATTGATCAGCAAAGGTTTGTAGTCCAAGTAGAACTGCAAGGCTTTGTAGTACAGCTCCACATTGGCCACCTGTATGGTCAGACATTAGTTAGTACTTCAAATGCAGACGAGTTTAAGGTGCTTAGATTGGATCACTTAACTCACACTACAGTTTATCTGACTCTTAAATAAAAGCTTAAGCTTTCTTCTAAAGGCCAGAAGTGTAATACATACATTTCTCACACAGATTTCTTGTTCAATGTTAAGGCTGTGTCTTGTATCATCTGCTACTAGGAGTAGTCCAAACCAATTCTAACCCATCCACAGTTAAGGGATTCTGGCACAGGGAGCCCACTAGAGTTAGAGTTAATGTGACCATTTGTTGAACTCCTAAAGCCAGCAGAGGCTGTAGTCTTACAACCAGTCTTTTGAGTTGTTGCCTTGTAGCCCATAAGATCAATAAGATTCCAAAATATGAACATGTTTCCTATCTAAACTATTCATCAAGCCACTATTCTCCACTGCGTACATGGGACAGACCAGGCTAATTCTTCCACTGAAATAATTAGAAGCATTTGCAAAGATCTTTCAAGAGCTGTTACAGCCTTGGACTAAGACAGCTCAAAAGGTATTAAGGAGGTTACGCCTCTTGCTTGTGACCTATGATCAGTCCCTGAAAACATTCTGTGCCAGCTGCTGCCACTCAGTAGAGTGTGCTGCACAACAGAAAACAAAGGGTCCAAGATTAGATCTTAATTCTTGTGTTAAACCTAATTAGAAGTTCTGTTTTAAGTATAGCAAGAAAACTGGCAGTAGTTTAAGCAAACTCAATTTCTAAAAGCAGGTTCTGTTGTGTGTTTTTGCCtttattcttaaaaagaaaaaagaacaaaccacACAACTTTCAGCAGCTGCTTCAGTTAACCAGATACTTACCTTGGCAATTATGTCTTTAAACTGCCCTTCTTTCCAAGCATCAGTGGGATGATTCATCATTGTAATTATTGCATTGTCATACTCCTCATATTTGTCATAGAGGAATACAAGTTCTGCCCAGAGATGAGCCTGTTCTGCAGCTCTGAGCACCTGATAAGACAAGGAATCAGTCAGCTTGATTCACTGACAGCTTCCCCACTTCACCTGCAGTGTAGTTACCTTGCTGCATACCTTTGGAATATTAACTCTAGACCAGAAGAGCTCCAGATGTTCCCTCATTTTCTGAGGCTTGAATTTGGAGTACAAGATGGCAAGTTCAGTAAACATTCCCATGTGAGCACGCTCTAGACCCAAAGCAGCTTCCAAAAGGGCAATCAGTTCTTCAAAGTAGCCACGATCCTGGATGTTAGGAAGAGAAGGATTAATCTCAAATTTACAGCCAACTTGCATTAAAGCATTCTAAAAAGTATATTCACTTATTTGAACAGAAAAGCTTGTTGAACTTAAGAGCTTAATTTTGTAAGACTCTGGATTCCAATAAAGCAATAGAATGGTAAAACAAGAGATAGTGAAAGCTATCACCCTTCCCTTTACTAGTAAGAAGTGGAGACGGAGTAATGAATCCAATTCACTTCAGTAGTCCTCCAGGATCAGCCTTATAGGGTATCAGGTTTTAGCTATGACCAGTTAACTTTAGACAGCATGCTTGTATCTGCTAATAAAGTTTTCTAGGACATTGACAGTGATCTAACCTGATAATAACTAATCAGCTCTTCAAGTTCATCAGCATGGATTACTATGTGTAAGCCACAGATCTGTGCCAAGCGGAATTCCTTTCCGTCCACACAGGCAAAACATACCTATAATGAGAGTTAGCAAAGTAGTCAGTTCACAGGAGAATACTTCAATGCTTAGTCTCCTTATATTAAAGGAAAGGAAGTTGATTAGTGAATTTCACCAAATTCAAGGGTTATGTACAGTTCCAAATAGGTATTACTATAATGCTTGTTCTAGAATTAAAGCCTCTGCTATTTGTTTTACACTGTTCTGAAATTAACCTTGGGCAAGACGACAGCTTATGGAAGAAACATATTCTACAGCCAGAAACAGTAAGCAAGCTACTATCAGAGACCAGTGTAGACAGTTATGAATAACTGTTCTTAATTCCTGTGTTACTTACAGAGCAAAGGAGTCCAATTATGCTCAAAAGCAATATACTTGAAAGCAACACCAGAGCACAATCTGCAGACCATTAAACATGAGTTTAGGTTACCTCCTTCCAAGTCCTTGTGCTATTGGCTTTGCGGCCACTGTCCACTGCTGCCTGGTACTCTCCGAGGTGCACCAAGGTAGATGCCAGGCGAGCAAAGTTAGATACATTGTTATAGAGTAGTTTTGCTGCTTCATACATCCCTTCTTCATAACAGCGATCACCAACCTGGATTAGGAACCCAACATAAACAAGAACAGCAAGAATCAAGAGTCAACCAGCACTGGGAAGCTAGTCATAAACTGAAAGTGCGATCAAGACATACCTGTTGTATATGGGCGTTATTAGGGCCACTAATAAACTCTTCCAGTTCTGAGAGACGATTGGTTTTTGCCAAAGCAAAAATAAGTTCAGTCTCTACATAAGACTCTCTAGCCTTCTTCCTGGCCATCTGTAAGAATTTGACTAGGTCCTCCCAGTTATCTTGAAGAAAGAAGAGATATTTATGATCTTCTATTTAACCATTCTGTATTGGTCTCCTCACCCACCTTAGAAACAGTTCTGGCTATTTCACTCAAAGATTTCCTCCTCCATGCTACTAAATTATACTCAGAGTTAAGAAACTCCTTACGTAAGAACACAGCCACCTTCATGTGAGGTTTAACTTCTTGCTACTACCCTACAATTCAGTTGCCAAGCAATTCTGCTACACACTTGCTAAATCTAAACTTATCTTTAGTTGTATTTTAGACCAGAGCAGTCCAAAGGATCTCTGCATGAAAGTCTTTGGTGTACCAACAGACAATAAGCGTGTTGACATTAATCACATTAAACTTTGCCTCAACCACTCCATGGACTACTTCAGTTTAGGCTGACACTGAGAATGCAGGAGTCCCAAGAATTCCTCCTGCTCAAGGTAGATTCAGTAACCCAGCTCACATCCAAGCAATTTAAGTTTGAGGATGCTTTGTCTTACCATTTTTATTAGCTGCTTGAACAACTTCCATGTAGGCAGATGGATCATCTGCCTTTATATAGGAGTCAATGGCTTCCTTCACTAAGTCCTTCTGAAGCTGTGCTCTGGCTAACTGGCTCCATACCGCTGGTTCATTGCATCTCTCTGCAAATTCATAGGCACGGTCTAAATTGCCAATGTGCTCAATCAGCACCTGTTTGAAATGAAGttgcaagttaaaaataaaacggTTATAATATTGCCTTCTAACAGAGTTCTACTACCTTTGAGAGCATAGGCTTGTTACTATGCAAGAAATATGAAGCTAACTGCTTTTAGAACAGTCCTTTCAGCCCAAGGGACTCTGAGAATGAAACTCTTGTCACTACAGTTTCTCCCCTGCCTTACAGAGGTCAATATGCTGGCCTCAAGGCAATGACAGGCTTGTGTTTGCTTCTCCTGTGCTTTTCAGTTATGAGTCTCCAAGGTAGTCACTCTGAACCACACTCACTGCACACACATCAAGTTGTATCAATACACACTGGAATCTTTTGATGCCTTTAAACAGGCAAGTCTCTGAAGTCACTATTTTGAGTCTATATTGCTACTCTTGCATGTACTCCCACTTCTCCCAACTTGATAACACACAGGAACTGTTCTCTTAAGCCTCTCTCAAGTACCAGTTACTCCTGAAGAATCAGCGTAATAGTACACTTCCTCCCATTCTCTTTATTACTAGCATTCTACGCCTTTAGGAAGGAACTATGCCTCACCTGGATTGCTGAAGTATTAACATCAAATTTTCTGAATATAGCAAAGGCTTCTTCATATAGCTCATTGCTGATAGCAATGTTTGCAATATCTGGGGCATCATAGTTATCAAGTCGATTGATGTATTCCATCACACGAGTGCGGTCAGCCTTAATGGCAGTCAGGATCAGCAGATTCTGGAGATTCCTTTGGTGAACAAGATGCATGTTATAAGCAGGTGTTACCGTGCACTACTTAAGTGACATGTATTGTACATGCAACAAGAGCCGCATACACCTGCTTGCTATTGCTAGCAGAGACCTTTCAAACCCAAGTTGATGAGTATTGCTATTTGCCCTCAATAAGGAAATTGCTTGCCAGTACCAGTATTCCTTCCTTTCGACACATGGCTGCAAACTGAATAGCATGAACCAGTTCTGCTCTTAAAAGCAGAGTTcctcaaattctgcttttttacCTGACTGTACACAGCTACTTTTCATAGTGCTTAGGCCACAGAACCAATAGGCACAAGAATAACTTGGGTCACTTGAAAACCTAAACAGACACTGAATAGGCTAAGCTTGTGGGCACTTGCTTCTTACCTGTGTTCACTGAATACAGAATTATCCAAGACAATCTTTTCCAATAACTCAATCAATTCATTAGGCAGGTCAGCAGTCATGAAAGCCTTCACAGTAACAGAAACCTCCTCCGGATCCTGTGTCTCTGATAAAGCTGTTTGGACAACCTAGAATTCAGATAGGACTAAGCGTTCACCCCAAATACAATAGTTGCCGACATATTCTGGCAAGCTACAAATTAAGGCTTCAGAATTTCAAAAGTAGTTAGTCATAGTCAGCAAGGAAGAACTATTTCTGTGCTGACTACAGGTATTAAACTCATGCCCTGATCTGCCTAAGGAGAATATTCACTAGAGGTGGGTCCCTCTATGGGACACAGCAAGAATACCTTACTGATAACTATGACCATAAAGGTCAGAGTCACTTGCCACTCAAACTCTTAACAGTTGCTGTACGGTTGAGATAGGGCCTCAAGGGACCTCAGGGAGAAGACAGGTCCTTAACTTCCCAGAATGGTTTTAGTCAATCTGAGGTCTCCTCATATTGATAGAGTCTAGTCTTTAGCCTTTGCATTGTACCTGGTCAATAAGCTGCCGCCTAAATGGATTGTTTTCCTCCAGTACATTTGCCCAGAGCTCAGGATCCTTCCTGCGTACCAGATAGCGAGCCTCACTCTTAAACAGAGAGTTCTCGTTGCAGACCTGAAGGAGGAGAGAGTTATGAACACCAGAATTAAATATTAAGGGCTAGTACCACAAGACAGGTTTAGCCAACTATGAATCAGTCTAATAGACTGACTAGAACTAGTTGCTGACCATTGCTAAATACCACAGACAAGTTCTTACCCAACCTCTGATCTGGAAGGCTCATGGAGAAGGTCTCCAGCAGAGTTGCTATAGCTTCTCTTGATTTTGCCTGAGACAAATACTGTGACAGTAGCTTCACAGTAACTATTTGCTTCTGTTTGAAGTGAAGACCTGCAGAAGCCTGAAGAACTTAAGTTTTAAACCTAGAAAGGGAGCCACTTGCTTGGGCAGTGTTAAGTAGTAACTTTTAAGGAAGGCGCTGAGTTTAAAGCTAGAAACAAGTTACATATCTGATGTCATTAGCTTTGGACTAGAAGTGTTCAGAGTAGCAGATGGCTGCATTTCCCCTGTTAAAATATTAAGCTTAAGGGTGCAGATTAAGTGTGGAATCTCCCATAGGAGGACAGCAAGGAAGAGTTATGAGTTATGATCCTATTAGTGCCACTGACTTCAAACTACCAACTAGAAGAGTAGAATCCTGAAGGCCTATTCTGTTTTCTACTAACAGGTCATGTTCTATTAGTATCAGAATTAGCTCTTGGAATCTCAAGTACTTTGCTGTAAGCAGATTATTAGGAATAGCCTGGTAGTCTCACAACTTTGCTTTATAATTACTACATCTATTAGTTATCTAGTTGAAGACTTGAGCCCTTTTCTAGGGGGAAACAGTGTCTTAAGAATAGTTCTTACATGAGGAAGATCTTTCCTCCATAAACAGAAACACTTCTTCACGGCATCAGATCAAGGAAGAAATTGGTACCGTCAGGTTTTTACAGTTAACCAGAATGCTAAAACCTATCCTAGCAAAATCTCCTAGTGAAACCACAATTCAGAGCTACCTTTGTAACCTGAAATAAGAAACAGGCTGAACTTAGCCAGCTCTTGATTTAAATTTTACAGCTACAGAGGATTTACTGCTTGAAAAATAGTTTCTTCAGTCTGGGAAGTCATCCACTTTCAGTGGCAAGTCTAGATTATGCCATATTCTAACACCCACATGGAGGGCACTGCCAGGAAACAGCATTTACTGCCTTTAAACAGGACAAAAAACAAGCTACCCCTCTTACCCCTGCACAGCTGACATTCTTTGCATATACTAGTATAAAAGCGCAGGGAGGAGGCAGAATGTTTTCTTTCATAGCAGCTACAGGCATTGCAATCTGACATTGAATTCTGGTGTCCAGTTTGAGACTAGGATGTGTTTGGAGAACCCTGCGAATTTGACTTGCCCTTGAACTTCTGAGGGAGGTTCTAGGAATCAACAAGCTTAAGATAGGAGAGGAATGCTATCTGAACAAGTGTGTGCAGTTTGACTGTCAACACCTATTTTCCTCATTTCTAATCAAGTATCTGAGCAACTCTAAGGGTCAACTACAATGCGGAAaaatttcatctttctttctattttcaaCCAGAAGTTTCAAGGAAGCTTCTTTTCCTATTGCAGGGTCAGAGTAGATGATGACCTGCCCCTTCTGCTCTGACCAAGTGTTCAAGGCTTGTCAAAAAACTTAAGTTAACAAAGGTTTACCAAGTTAACACATTAATCATTTGGGCCCAGTACACTTGATCTAACTTTGAGCAGAGTTAGTGGATGAAAGACATGAATGGTACCTTAAAGCTGTAGAGCTACATAATTTTTAGTTCTGACATAGCATAAGAGTTCCTCTGGTTAGCATATAAGTTATTGTCTCCCTGTAGGCCAATCCTGCCTACCTCAATTTCCAAGTGAGACTACAAGACAGGATTCTGCAAGTGTTAGACAAATAGCTGGTTAGGCTTCTGCTTTAGGTAGCAAGAACTATAACATGTTTATGAATGTAGTTTTGCTAACCTTTATGAGTTCCAGATCACACTGCCCCCTTTCATAAGCAACGCAGGCCAGATGAGGGTCTCTCTTTTCACAATATTTGCCTACTACACGGCTGTCATAGTAAGGATTCTCACGAAGGAACCGCTCTGGATTATTATTACTGTCAATGTAGATTTTGGCCAAGGCATTATGAGTGGCAGGTTCTTCACAGCCTTCATGAATTCTTGATTCAAGCCATGGCAACAGCAACTTAAGCCTTTgaagaaggaaacattttaggTTTACAAATCAGAAGAGGCACACTTGACAACTATCCATTAGTCCCCAGCCTTCCCTTCAAGAAGGTCTGCTAGTCAGACTCAAAAGCAGATGGAAAACCAGATACTGATTTTTAATAGGTCTTAAATGAGTGGTGCCAAGTCTGTAGTTTAAAGTCAGGGAAGGTAGCAGATACCACTAAGTTTTGTTATCTTGCCTTTCAACTCCCGTTCTATTAGGCAGCTCTTAAAGCTATTTGTTCATTTCACAGTTAACTACAAACTAATTACACAAGCTGCCACGTACCTACAATGAGACTGCAAAGACAGTAGTTTTATCCAGGTTTACTATCAAGACAGAACAGTCACATCCCATGGATGAGCTGTACAAGAACTCAGAGTTCAAAAGCTGCATTATTCACCATGCAGTGTTGTCAGGCATTCCTATATAGCCCAAGTAATCAGAAGACTTGCTAGAAAAGTCTAAGCTGCATACAGGAGTTACACCCTGCTTTACTGTAGAAAAGTATAGATCAACCAGTATTGTATCATTCAACAGAACTGCAGGCAATTCAATTTCGGTATATACCATGTTCAAGAAATCTTGATACTAGGGTCTAacatatggatttttttgttaccggtttcttttttccacttcagCCACCAGCTCATCTGTTGAAAACTGCCCTCTAACCACCATGATCAAGTTCTTAATGACATCTTCAGAACAATCCACATCAAGAAGCCCTCCAACCACAGCTGGTATACGGCTGGGATTCACCTAGAACAAGCCACCATCAAAATTAGTTATTACCACCATTATTAACCTACCCCTAGCTCTCCTTATTGGGGGAAGTAAGTTTTTAGTTAGCTATGCTTTAAACCAGAGTATTTTTCAAGGCACTAACCCCATTTGTACACAAATTCCAGGAAAGACTATACTTGTAGGTTTGTTTGTAGCAGACAAAAGCTCAGTGAAGAGCCTACAACAAGATGAGCCTACAACTGAGATGCTGCACATCCTGCTTTAGTTAGCTTCCTTTCTAAGGAAGGAAAGACCAAGAGTTTAAAACTGAATTCTCCTTACCTTCTGTACATAGATCTCTATATACTTCTGCAGGTTATTGCGATATAAGTAGAGCACCAGGTCATGAACAAAGTCAAATCGATCACAGACAATGATCAGAGGAAGCTGGTCCGTGAGCTTTGCCTCCTGTATTTTGTGCAACAAAACTGAGTAAGCAACCATCATTTGTCATAAAGCATTTTCACGGCAAAGCATTTTCAAGGCAAAAAGTCTAACCAACTTCTCTCACTCTAGAAGTCACGCCACATTCCAACTTAAGACTGCCAAGTGGACAACTGACTTCAAAACCAAGTAATCAGCTATGAATACCATGTGGCCAGTCTATCAGTACCGAGTTTTATGTTCAGTCTCTTCAGCAAATGTCGCATTAGGCCCTACATCATGAGCTTCAACATGATCAACTATTTGCATATTAATTCAGAAGGCAGCTGTTGGGCCAAAAGTGTTAACAATGCAAAGTGAAGTGGCATTAGAATCCCATTTCACCAGTCAGAAAGCATAAAAACCCTTCAGAACATAGCACAGGTTGACTCCAGTTTTAATAAGCTTTGTCTAGTCAATACACTTGCTAAATATCCTGTGGAATACTTCAGTACAGTCTTTCCTTCTGC contains:
- the CLTCL1 gene encoding clathrin heavy chain 2 isoform X2; amino-acid sequence: MAQILPIRFQEHFQLQNLGINPANIGFSTLTMESDKFICIREKVGEQAQVVIIDMSDPTTPIRRPISAESAIMNPASKVIALKAGKTLQIFNIEMKSKMKAHTMAEEVIFWKWISVNTVALVTETAVYHWSMEGESQPQKMFDRHASLAGCQIINYRTDEHQKWLLLIGISAQQNRVVGAMQLYSVDRKVSQPIEGHAAAFAEFKIEGNAKPSTLFCFAVRSPAGGKLHIIEVGQPATGNQPFVKKAVDVFFPPEAQTDFPVAMQIGIKHGVIYLITKYGYIHMYDLESGACIYMNRISADTIFVTAPHEPTSGIIGVNKKGQVLSVCVEEDNIVNYATNVLQNPDLGLRMAIRSNLTGAEELFARKFNTLFAQGSYAEAAKVAASAPKGILRTSDTIRKFQSVPAQPGQASPLLQYFGILLDQGQLNKFESLELCRPVLQQGRKQLLEKWLKEDKLECSEELGDLVKTADPTLALSVYLRANVPNKVIQCFAETGQFQKIVLYAKKVGYTPDWIFLLRSVMRISPEQGLQFSQMLVQDEEPLANINQIVDVFMENSLIQQCTSFLLDALKNNRPAEGHLQTRLLEMNLIHAPQWLVNFFGSLSVEDSVECLRAMLSANIRQNLQLCVQVASKYHEQLGTQSLVELFESFKSYEGLFYFLGSIVNFSQDPDVHFKYIQAACKTGQIKEVERICRESNCYNPERVKNFLKEAKLTDQLPLIIVCDRFDFVHDLVLYLYRNNLQKYIEIYVQKVNPSRIPAVVGGLLDVDCSEDVIKNLIMVVRGQFSTDELVAEVEKRNRLKLLLPWLESRIHEGCEEPATHNALAKIYIDSNNNPERFLRENPYYDSRVVGKYCEKRDPHLACVAYERGQCDLELIKVCNENSLFKSEARYLVRRKDPELWANVLEENNPFRRQLIDQVVQTALSETQDPEEVSVTVKAFMTADLPNELIELLEKIVLDNSVFSEHRNLQNLLILTAIKADRTRVMEYINRLDNYDAPDIANIAISNELYEEAFAIFRKFDVNTSAIQVLIEHIGNLDRAYEFAERCNEPAVWSQLARAQLQKDLVKEAIDSYIKADDPSAYMEVVQAANKNDNWEDLVKFLQMARKKARESYVETELIFALAKTNRLSELEEFISGPNNAHIQQVGDRCYEEGMYEAAKLLYNNVSNFARLASTLVHLGEYQAAVDSGRKANSTRTWKEVCFACVDGKEFRLAQICGLHIVIHADELEELISYYQDRGYFEELIALLEAALGLERAHMGMFTELAILYSKFKPQKMREHLELFWSRVNIPKVLRAAEQAHLWAELVFLYDKYEEYDNAIITMMNHPTDAWKEGQFKDIIAKVANVELYYKALQFYLDYKPLLINDLLLVLSPRLDHTRTVNFFSKVNQLLLVKPYLRSVQNHNNKGVNEALNNLLTEEEDYQGLRASIDAYDNFDNITLAQRLEKHELIEFRRIAAYLYKGNNRWKQSVELCKKDRLYKDAMQYAAESKDAELAEKLLQWFLEEGKQECFAACLFTCYDLLHPDVVLELAWRHNIMDFAMPYFIQVMREYLTKVDKLDASESLRKEEEQVAEPTPIVFGQQLMLTAGPSAVPPQANFPYGYTAPGFTQPPVYGFNM
- the CLTCL1 gene encoding clathrin heavy chain 2 isoform X1 produces the protein MAQILPIRFQEHFQLQNLGINPANIGFSTLTMESDKFICIREKVGEQAQVVIIDMSDPTTPIRRPISAESAIMNPASKVIALKAGKTLQIFNIEMKSKMKAHTMAEEVIFWKWISVNTVALVTETAVYHWSMEGESQPQKMFDRHASLAGCQIINYRTDEHQKWLLLIGISAQQNRVVGAMQLYSVDRKVSQPIEGHAAAFAEFKIEGNAKPSTLFCFAVRSPAGGKLHIIEVGQPATGNQPFVKKAVDVFFPPEAQTDFPVAMQIGIKHGVIYLITKYGYIHMYDLESGACIYMNRISADTIFVTAPHEPTSGIIGVNKKGQVLSVCVEEDNIVNYATNVLQNPDLGLRMAIRSNLTGAEELFARKFNTLFAQGSYAEAAKVAASAPKGILRTSDTIRKFQSVPAQPGQASPLLQYFGILLDQGQLNKFESLELCRPVLQQGRKQLLEKWLKEDKLECSEELGDLVKTADPTLALSVYLRANVPNKVIQCFAETGQFQKIVLYAKKVGYTPDWIFLLRSVMRISPEQGLQFSQMLVQDEEPLANINQIVDVFMENSLIQQCTSFLLDALKNNRPAEGHLQTRLLEMNLIHAPQVADAILGNQMFTHYDRAHIAQLCEKAGLLQRALEHYTDLYDIKRAVVHTHLLNPEWLVNFFGSLSVEDSVECLRAMLSANIRQNLQLCVQVASKYHEQLGTQSLVELFESFKSYEGLFYFLGSIVNFSQDPDVHFKYIQAACKTGQIKEVERICRESNCYNPERVKNFLKEAKLTDQLPLIIVCDRFDFVHDLVLYLYRNNLQKYIEIYVQKVNPSRIPAVVGGLLDVDCSEDVIKNLIMVVRGQFSTDELVAEVEKRNRLKLLLPWLESRIHEGCEEPATHNALAKIYIDSNNNPERFLRENPYYDSRVVGKYCEKRDPHLACVAYERGQCDLELIKVCNENSLFKSEARYLVRRKDPELWANVLEENNPFRRQLIDQVVQTALSETQDPEEVSVTVKAFMTADLPNELIELLEKIVLDNSVFSEHRNLQNLLILTAIKADRTRVMEYINRLDNYDAPDIANIAISNELYEEAFAIFRKFDVNTSAIQVLIEHIGNLDRAYEFAERCNEPAVWSQLARAQLQKDLVKEAIDSYIKADDPSAYMEVVQAANKNDNWEDLVKFLQMARKKARESYVETELIFALAKTNRLSELEEFISGPNNAHIQQVGDRCYEEGMYEAAKLLYNNVSNFARLASTLVHLGEYQAAVDSGRKANSTRTWKEVCFACVDGKEFRLAQICGLHIVIHADELEELISYYQDRGYFEELIALLEAALGLERAHMGMFTELAILYSKFKPQKMREHLELFWSRVNIPKVLRAAEQAHLWAELVFLYDKYEEYDNAIITMMNHPTDAWKEGQFKDIIAKVANVELYYKALQFYLDYKPLLINDLLLVLSPRLDHTRTVNFFSKVNQLLLVKPYLRSVQNHNNKGVNEALNNLLTEEEDYQGLRASIDAYDNFDNITLAQRLEKHELIEFRRIAAYLYKGNNRWKQSVELCKKDRLYKDAMQYAAESKDAELAEKLLQWFLEEGKQECFAACLFTCYDLLHPDVVLELAWRHNIMDFAMPYFIQVMREYLTKVDKLDASESLRKEEEQVAEPTPIVFGQQLMLTAGPSAVPPQANFPYGYTAPGFTQPPVYGFNM